Below is a genomic region from Demequina sp. NBRC 110054.
GAGGACCCGCGCCCGCTCCCGCTCATCCAGGTCGACGATCCCGCGATCTCGATGACGATCGGTATCAACACCTCGCCGCTGGCCGGCCGCGTCAAGGGCGCGAAGGTCACCGCGCGTCAGGTGAAGGACCGCCTCGACAAGGAGATCATCGGTAACGTCTCGATCCGCGTGCTGCCCACGGAGCGCCCGGACGCGTGGGAGGTCCAGGGCCGCGGCGAGCTCGCGCTCGCGATCCTCGTCGAGCAGATGCGACGCGAGGGCTTCGAGCTCACGGTCGGCAAGCCGCAGGTCGTGACCAAGGAGATCGACGGCAAGCTCCACGAGCCCATGGAGCACATGACCATCGACGTCCCCGAGGAGCACCTCGGCGCCGTCACGCAGCTTCTCGCGTCCCGCAAGGGCCGCATGGAGTCGATGTCGAACCACGGCACCGGCTGGGTGCGCATGGAGTTCATCGTCCCGGCGCGCGGCCTCATCGGCTTCCGCTCCACGTTCCTCACGGACACCCGCGGCACCGGCATCGCGTCGTCCATCGGCGCGGGCTACGAGCCCTGGGCCGGCCTCATCGAGTACCGCAGCAACGGCTCGCTCGTCGCGGACCGCGCGGGCGCCGTCACGTCCAACGCGCTCATGGCGCTGCAGGAGCGCGGCACGTTCTTCGTCGGCCCGACCGAGGACACCTACGAGGGCATGGTCGTCGGCGAGAACTCGCGCAACGAGGACATGGACGTCAACATCACCAAGGAGAAGAAGCTCAACAACATCCGCTCGTCCACGGCGGAGGAGCTCGAGCGCCTCGCGCCGCCTCGCCGCCTGACCCTTGAGGAGTGCCTCGAGTTCGCGGGTGAGGACGAGTGCGTCGAGGTCACCCCCGAGAACGTGCGTATCCGCAAGGTGATCCTGGACCAGACCGAGCGCGGCCGCGCCGCGTCGCGCGCCAAGCGTCAGAACGCGTAGGTCCCAGACCCGCTTCGACTCAGGCCCGGCTCCCGTTCGCGGGGGCCGGGCCTGAGTCGTCTGCGGGCCTCGCCTGAGTCGTCTGCGGGCCTCGCCTGAGTCGTCTGCGGGCCTCGCCTGAGCGGTCTCACGCGGCCGCAGTTCGACTGGGTGCCTCGGACGCCCAGGCGGTTGCCCGGGTGCGGCGGACGCATCGTCCCGTCGCGGCACGTGCCAGGGGCGTCCCCGGACGCGCCCACAGCGTGACAAAAGCCCCGCGCGGCCGGAAGTAGAGTAGGCGCCATGATGCGGCGTGCTCTTGGACTCGGAGGGCTGCTCGTGATGGGAGCCGCGATCGCGGCCATCGGGACGCTCTCGCATCGGACCTACCCCTTCTACGGCGTGATCGCCGTGGTGGTGATGACCTTCACCGGGGCGCTGTTCGCGCGCGCCTGGCACGACTGGGCGGGGCTCGCGCTCTACTCGGGCGCCTGGGCGATCGTCGTGTTCCTGCTGGCGCAGGCGGGCCCGGGGGGATCCGTGCTGATCGTGGAGGACGCGCTCGGGTACACCTATCTGCTCGGATCGGCGGCGGCCATCGTGCTCGTGTCCTTCACGCCGAGCTTCTTGATCAAGGGACGTGAGCATGTCGCGTAGGCGTCGACTGGACAACGCGCAGCAGAAGGGCGCAGGGCAGCCGCGGCGCAGGGCGGTGGCCGGCAGCAAGCGCCGAGCCAGCGCGGCGAGCGCGGCCGAGACCGCTTCCGCCGCGGAGGTCGAGGAGACCCCGCAGACGGACGATGCGTCGGCTGAGTCGTCCGAGGAGGTCGCGCAGGAGGACGATGCGGCGGCCGAGTCCTTCGAGGAGACGCAGCCGGACGACGCTCAGGTGGAGGCCGGCGAGGGCGCCGCGGTGGAGTCCGAGGAGGCCGAATCCATCGACGAGGAGGCCTCTCCCGCCGTGCCCGCGGACGAGCCGGAGCCGGTCGTGGACCGCGCCGTGCCCGTGAGCCCGTACCTCGCGAGCTTCACCGCGCCGTCCGCCCAGGACGTCTCGCCGCAGGAGTCCTCGCCGACCGAGCCTGAGGTCGCCGCGGACCGGGCGGATGCGTTCGACGACGAAGTGGCGCCGGTCGAGGAGTCCTCGCCCGAGGACGAGGCGGGCGTGGTCGTGCCCGCGCTCGCGCCCGAGGACGACGGTGCTGAGCCCAGTGCGACCGACGAGGGTGCCGCCGAGGACAGCGCCAGCGACGAGAGCGACGCCGCGGATGCCTCGGACGATGCTGCGACGGAGCCGGATGCAGCGGCTGACCTCCAGCCCGAGCCGGAGCCCGACGAGGACTCGGCGACGGAGTTCCAGCCTGAACCGGAGACGGAGCCGGAGCAGGACTCGGCGACGGAGTTCCAGCCCGAGCCGGAGCCCGAGCCGGTGCCCATGGTCGAACGTCAGAGCCTGCTCCGCCAGGAGCTTGCCGAGGAAGCCGACGACGCGGACGATGACTCAGCGGCACCCGCCGCTGGCGCTGCCGCGGGCGCCGCAGCGCTCGGTGTGGCGGCAGGCGCATCGGATCAGACCGACTTCCTGCCGGACGTCGAGCCCGACGTGGGCGAGGAAGCGGTGACCGAGACCGCTCCTGCGACGGCGCCCGAGCTCGACTATCCCACCGAGGTGCTTCCGGCCCAGGTGGACGAGCCCGAGGAGGAGGGTGAGCCCGCGCAGGTGGACGAGCCCGCCGCGGAGACCACGCTCGCGACGCAGTCGAA
It encodes:
- the typA gene encoding translational GTPase TypA, giving the protein MPLRSDLRNVAIVAHVDHGKTTLVDAMLVQGGAYGDHAHVEDRAMDSGDLEREKGITILAKNTAIRYTGEAAPEGGATINVIDTPGHADFGGEVERGLSMVDGVVLLVDASEGPLPQTRFVLRKALAAKLPVIIVVNKVDRPDSRIDEVVEETHDLLLGLASDLEDEVPDLDVDALLEVPVVFASAKNGIASLTQPADGALPEGDTVEPLFKVIMERIPAPSYEEDAPLQAHVTNLDASPFLGRLALLRVFNGEIRKGQQVAWARQDGTLKSVKITELLETKGLERVPAEKAFAGDIVAIAGIEDITIGETITDLEDPRPLPLIQVDDPAISMTIGINTSPLAGRVKGAKVTARQVKDRLDKEIIGNVSIRVLPTERPDAWEVQGRGELALAILVEQMRREGFELTVGKPQVVTKEIDGKLHEPMEHMTIDVPEEHLGAVTQLLASRKGRMESMSNHGTGWVRMEFIVPARGLIGFRSTFLTDTRGTGIASSIGAGYEPWAGLIEYRSNGSLVADRAGAVTSNALMALQERGTFFVGPTEDTYEGMVVGENSRNEDMDVNITKEKKLNNIRSSTAEELERLAPPRRLTLEECLEFAGEDECVEVTPENVRIRKVILDQTERGRAASRAKRQNA